TTTCACACAAAATATGCATCTAGTATGTAGGATTCAAATCCGGGATCTCTCCCTTCACGTGTATCTTACTTATTACCATCTTACATATGAAGCACTTTGTTAATTACTATGAAATAGACGTTGATCTTCTAATTTAAACTCTCTTAAACTTGTAACACATATTAAAACCTTAAAGATTTATGTAGTGTTCATTTGAAGTGCGATTGAGGTGAACTAAAGTTATATATGATCCCAACAATTTTTTCATTAAATTTGTAAGGTCCATATTTTGGTAATATCATTGTTCACTTATGTCAAGTTCCCACTGTATGTTTTGATGTGTTATGCAACTTGACATTTGTGAATGTTCATAATAAaggaaatataaaaaaaaattgactaggCCATATTTGAGGAAATATTGTAAGGATCTCATAGAACTTTGGATTAACTCAATTGGACTTAAGGTgtattttctatgaattttaaaactttagacTTCATAAAGATCTGTTTGTAAAATCatccttttttaaaaagtagATTCCGAATTTGAAACGAATATTTCGGCACCTAAGTGTTCTTAAATGAAATAACTTTGACTAGAAAGTTACAAACCTTGTCGAGCGCTATATTGTTTTATAGAAATTGTACCCGTCAACGTATGTAACAAAAAATTCTAATGTAGACCTTAAAGCTTCTTATAATGAACTTTTGATCCCATTAACTACCTAAAATAGAAAAACATTAACTACAACATCTCAACAAGAACTACAATTGTCACATAACATTTGTCATTAGGCGACATCATAGGAAAGAGTTACAAGTGGTTTCCTAATAGAACTGCccttaaaaatcaattttattgattttttCTTATAAGATCCGTATATAAAAATGACCCCACCTTTCAAATTACGCGACCCATTTGTGTTAATAGACCTATTTTCACATGCAATTTTTCATAAGGAGCTATCTGTAGAAATAGTTTTCTTTTGTTATATGACCCTGGGCGGCATTAGTCATCTTCATAGGGACACGGAAATGGTTTGTAGTGGTTACGATGAAAAATGTGCATGTGCCTATTATTGAAATAAAAAGACTGCCAGCTTTTGGCCATCTAGACAATGCGTCAGAGACAACCATCCCAATCTATCCCCTCCCCATCCCATCTAGAAGTAAAAGTATAGGTAGGGTCTTCCAAAAATACACAAAATATTGAATCTGCATGGGAGGGGCAGAGGGTAGCTAATGAAGGGGTGGGAGAGGTGCAGAGGATCGATGGGCACGCGTGTGACACATTGCTTAGTTAAACAACATGCTACGTGTTACGCAATAGcacgttctctctctctccctctttctaTCTATCTCTGTATATTTTTCCATAGAAATTACTTTAAGTATATGAGGTTATATCACACGGTCATGCATAGCGGTTAGAGGTTTTAATTGATTCAGATTTACAGGTATAGGGGTAGAATagttaaattttgatttatttttgggCTTCTGATTTGATCATCTGTACCTTTCAATTTTGAAAAGCCTGATCTTTAACATATTATAATATTCTGTGAAACTTTAGAACTTTTAAATATAATTTGTTGTGCGGTTTTCTTGATTTCTCTTACAATTGGTGGCTTGAGATGAAGGATATTAATTTCTGTTGTTTTTGACCTATTAATTAATCGTACCTTTGTATGGCTTCATTCAGCTTCCTGCATTCCTCGATGGTGGCATGATCATCATATGTGTCATCCATAAGGACAATGAATACAATTATCTTGGCAAGGATCATCCGTGTGAGTGTTAAGTTTTCTTCATAGAATAGCGCATAGGACCAAAGATATGACTCCACTGCACGATCTCTAACATGACTTAGCTCGACATATCCATAAAGATCTTTCCACCACCTGAAAATTAAAATGATCGATTGTTTTAGGTGCTTGTTTTGAAGTATATTtaagatatatatattagaTCATTAGAAGCAATGAGTATTAATTGATTTATGATAGTAATAATATGTACATAGCATATCAGGCATACCGAAAACACTAACAACATGAAGAGCCATATTGCTAGTTATTTCAGTATATGTCACTAGTTATTGGATGTTTAAAGCCGCATAAAAGCCTCTAGTGTATTGCTGCTGCAAATGCTGAGACAAAGATTGATAAAATATTCGGATATTCCTTGAAGGCTAGCTGTCCTTCTTTTTTATCTGAGAGTGGACAAATTATATAGTAGTATAAACCTTAATTTTCTATTGTTCAATACTTGAAACTACAGATAAAGCGATACCTAAACTCGGATACACTAACTACCTCATTAACATGACATATATTGACTACTTCTGGACAAAACATAAAGTTGTACATGTATTTTGTGATTAATTAACATTAAATTGGTTGCACAAACAAAGCGTCAATTTGTCTAAAACGAGGTACACATTTTATGTATTTACCATTCAGTACATCGAAGGAACACAACGTCTCTCCAGAATTTTGCACTTATCTATATCTGTCTATCCTATATAGTCAGAGctaaaatatccacatgtattgATTAAGTTCATCTGAAATACAACAGCCTTTggattcctcctttactttgatCATAGCTACCCACATGTCATGTGTATTCAGAATTAACCACTTAGTATAATTGCTTTAGAGCTCAAGATGTATTGAGCAACATCTCACCTAGAAAGTAAAAGCCATCGAATCCCTCTCATACTTGTCATAACTATTCATGAGTTGAAATTACACATCAACTTCTACGTAGCTCAAATTATAGTCCTTTTAGGTATGACGAGTAAATAATTTCCAATAGGTTTTTATCAAGCTTTCCTAGAAAACAAATACTTCTAAATTCTCCACTGTAACGCACGGCCCATTCACTAATAACTAAATATTCTCTAAATTATCTTTACTAACTGTAGAGCGAAGATCgaaaaacatattttggtaGTTGTATCGTGCACATACACAGATTTGAGATTATTACAGTGGTTTGTTTCTGTCCTAAAGGGCACAATCAATTACTTTCATGGTATATATttacttattatatatataaatatcaaataaatactctttttttagataaaggaaATGAATAAACCTGGTATCTACATCCACAAGACATGTACAAAGACAAAGCAAAGAAAGACTCTTACTGAGAAAAAGCTTTGAGCTCCTTCAAGTGGACATGCTGCAGAAGGTTAAATTCCAGCTTTGCAAGATCTAAAAGAACAACAATACACTCTTCCTCCTGTCCGTACTCCAGCATGTAATGCAACATTTCAACTCTCTTGTAGGTTCTCGGTAATGGTAAGTGTAGGGCACGGTTGATTTGATTATCTAGAGGGGCCTTGAGCCTACTTCCATCCCTCATTGATTCGAGGTGGTGCCTTGCAAAAGACATAGCTTCTTCAAGTTCTGGCTCATCATGGACAAGGAGGTGAGCTGCATTGTACAAACTTAATAATGCCCTTGGTTCATCAGCTATTGTATTGATGAACCTCCCATCCTCTCCTTTGAATTTTTCGAATACATCTGCAAGGCAGCTAAATTAAATGTGGATTTTTCCTTCCAAAAGATACTAGATTCCCTTTTCATACAATTTTTTAATACATCGGATATTCTTGACtaatttttatgtatatatatactctaatTTGGATTTATATTGAAAAATTGTTTGACACAAAAAATAATTACGAAAATGAATGAATACCTACAATACAATGACTTAAAATTTTGTGATCcaaagaaaaatacaaaaatttGTATATGCAAGTCATCACCAATATAAGAAATACTCGCACTATTGAAAATTGGGCCTATCTGTCATGCACACAGTGGATaaattgttactccctccgtttcatattataagtcatttgacttttttcctagtcaaacttctttaagatTGACCAAATTTATTGAAATGAAGGGTGTATTTTGTAATAAACTTGTTTGGCATTATTGTAGTTTGTAAAATACATAGTAATGGTTGCAGTGAGATATTTCTGACCAAGTTGCAATTTTGTGAAAATTACTCTGCAAGTTATCTCCTATAGTATTTATTAGTACCTGGAGATACCCAAATGCCATGCTCCCTAAGTAAGCGAAAGTGGAGAGCAACCTCGTGGAGGCTAGAGCTAGTGAATTCACTTTCTTTGATGTCACTTATTACATTGTTTATCTCATCTTGGAAAAGGTGATCTATTCCAAGACGTTGAACTGCATCTACTAAGTGCATTTTCTTGGCTGTATCATTGTGGGTCTCAAACAGTATACGGACGTCCTGTTTTAGTTTATCAGCCTTTTCCATCATCCAATCCTCCGATCTCTGTTTATTTGCATGCAAAAATTTGATTTGTTAGAATCAAATGAAAGAAATACAGGAACAAATAGTTAGGTGAAATAAAATATTCCTTTTAGATAACTTGTTGGTCTGTTGTGGATTTGACCAATTTTTTTCTTGCCAAAATCAGCATTAAATcaaatgtaataaaaaaaatatgataaaaCTCCATTGATCCGCTAGGAAAATGTGAACTATGTCGCCCCTTTATCCTTTTAAGTTCCAAATATGTGCCGTTCTACAATGAGTGCTTGCAaactttttaaagaaaaaaaatttgctaatatacttattttttttaataacttacATTTATATATCTACATCAGACGATTTGCAAAAATATCGGGACGGAAACGCGGGCCTGTGATGGTCCCGCAGCTCTAAAACGCGTGACCGCTCCAAAACGCATGACCGACGATCCTACAAAACGGTTGCGCGGGACCTCGACGGTCCCGCAGGTTCAAAATTCGGGAGCGAGGCAGCCAGTGATTTTTAACGTTGTTTAGCACTATGGACACTGTGTAGCCCTGTTTGACACAGTTTTGTAAGGCGGTACCGCAGGTTCAATGTGCGGAACTGGCCATAAACAGGTCTAAACAGTGATGTAAAGTGGCAAACAGTACCCGAAACATTGTCAAACAGTGCCGACTCAGTAAATAAATCGCTGGCCAGTTCGCTCCCGCGTTTTGGGACCATCGCGGTCCCGCGCGACCGTTCCGTGGGACATCGGTCCCGTGTTTTAGAACTGCGGGACCATCGCGGTCCCACGTTTCCGTTCCTCGAAGCgggtatatttttgcaaatcTCGTGCAGGTATATAAACgtaaattattgaaaaaatatgtatatttgtgtttttttcactttttcaaAGTACATAATTAGATATAGAAGTattaattatataatttgtCATGTGAATATTGCCGTTGATTTTACAGCTAAAATATGCCACTCTTACTATAGAAGTCAAGACTTAGTTGAAGTTGTTTTGGGAATCTGCACGTCAATATACCAAATGAGAAAcattggagggagtaattgccCATGCTACAAAGAACTATTTTCATGAACAACCCCTATATTTTAATAGGCGGCCTAAGTAAAGACCTACATATGAAAAAGCGTAGGCTCTCCGATCAAGGCTCTACTGTGAGAGTCAATTTTCATAGGCAAGCTTCCTAGGAGGCGCGTCTAAAAATAGGATTATTCTTTTAGGTGCCCGTCTTAAAGACCCGGTCGATAAAATCGTATTTTTCATAGAAAATACCCAAAATTGTCTATAAAAACAATCCTAGTTGGCCTCATAATAGGACCACGTGTGAAAAGGCGAAGCCAAAATAAATACGCCCATCAATCTGCCCGACCTCTAGTCACTCTTTATGTCGCATCATTCCGTCCTTATTCCTTAATTATGTCATCTCATATTGATTGCGATGATGCTTGTATTGGATATCAAGATAGGGTTTCTAgaattttattattttggatttttttttgttttttgagcAAAAATCTTATGCACTCGAGCATCTTAACGTGTCAGCCAGTGAAAACCAGTTTTTTGTGTGTGGTTTTGATGCCTATCTGGGAAAATTCGGATCTTCGTAAACAAGTTGCCTGCGTGGCCTAGGCAGCCGGAGCGTGTTTGACGTTAAACATGTGCCGGTATTAGTCCCACCATTTTTGTTTATTGCTCACTATTGACCATGCACACATACCCATGTAATCaactttttttaatgaaacaACCAAAATACCCATATGTTGGTGGGATATGTAATCTCTTCTACATGCATATGGGTAACATATGCAAAATGAGAATTATCACCTTCGTAACCGTGTAGTGATCGATAAATATTTCCAAACTTCAAAAGGTGGTTAAGGTGACAAGTAAACAAGAACAGATATATTAATTCCTAAGGGTTTTGTACGTGATAACATGGTGGTGAAATTTGTTTCAGGCCTGTCAGCAATCTTTTGATATGCTTGTTAGATCAGGTTATATGTTTATGTTGACTAGAAAACCAGATGATATTCTTCTACAGAACAGTTGTACAGTTTTGCTGTAGAGCAAAATGTACACaatatgaaaatgaaaaaaaaaatgtatacctGTAGTGGCTTTGTGTCATAGTTGATAAAGAAGTCCCCCCACACAGAGGGCTCAAAGCTAGACACCTCCTTCGCAGGAGTGATTGATTGTGTGGACACAACTTGTGCAGCATGTCGATGCGCATTGCTTTGTCGTCGGAAGGAGACTTTTGCCGGGGCACCAGCAGAAAGGAGCCCAACCGGCGGCCAGATTGGAGGATGGCCTGTCCTAGCATGCACAACACCatgagagaagaagaaagggagagggaTGGAAGTAGACATACTAGTATATTTCCCTTGGGAGGGCAACAGCTAGCAGTTCACTGATACTATTGTAGTGTGGTAGTCTGATGGTTgctttagctagctagctagctgctttaTATAGGATAAGGCATAGGGCTTCCAGAATGAACTCTTGAAAAGGATACTGTCTTTGTCACAAAATAGATACTTTCTCCGTTCAAATATTAGGTGGGCATGGATATTAAAGAAGTAACAAAAATAATTGGATGAagtttgtgattggttgagaagaaaaaatagataaataaattaaatagatAGTGGTTGCTATGTGTGGGATGTGtgagaaataaacttattttacgAGCGGGGTGTAATAAGCAATAAATATATCCCTTATACCAAATAGTAAACATACGGAGGTACTAAGCAACACATATAGAGCAATAGGACTACAACCTGCTAGTAGggaataaaaaaacattaattCTTTTAGCAAGAATTTCATTGTCATTTGAGAAAACTATTGTATTGTGGtctttttgttttgtattggtGTGAGATGTGTGAAacatgaacttattttgggatgagggTGTAGTAAGCACCAAATACAACACTTATACCGAATAGTAAACATTTTGGAGGTAGTAAGCTACAAATATGTGACAATTGCATTACAACCTGCTAGcaaggaataaaaaaacattGATCATCTCAGCAAGTAACGGTATTATGGTCGTTTTGGTCTTGTATTGGTACCGTGGGATAAATACATATTTGGGACAAGGGTATAGTAAGCGATAAATACATCTCTTATAGTACCAATTAGTAAACATTGTGAAGGTACTAAGCAACTAATATCAGGTAGTAATAGCACTACAACCTCATAGGAAGGAATAAAAAAGCATTGTTACTCTTAGTAAGGAATAATGGCATTGGGTTTTAAGAAAGTAAGGGTATTCTAGTTGTGTTGGTTATACATTGGTAGGTGGAATGtgtaaaatgaacttattttagaaGGTATGTACTACAATATTTATTATTTGGTATAAGGGATGTATTGTTCTGTCCAGATTTGTACTGAAGGTATGTAAAATGAGGGTGTTGTACtgagatgtgtcacatctaattatagattcgttttttttggacggagggagtagttggtaAATAATACATTGTTGATACCCTTAGTTTGATAGAGCCGTAGGATTTGATAAGTCGGTGCCAAATGAAATTAAACAAGAGGGAAGCTagtagtgcatgattaattaaatattaactgttagaaattttaaaaattagttCATTTGATTTTGAAAAGGACTTctacatgattttttaaaaaataaaacgtaCAGTACGTGCTCGTGGTAAGCAAGGAAAAAGATGCCGCTAGATTCTGGCAGATGATAAACATGAAGCACGTACGCTGAGTCTTCCAAAACAAGTACAGTGCTAATTAGTTATTAGCTCCCTCCGTccttaatataagggattttgagtttttgcctatagtgtttgaccactcgttttattcaaaaagtttatgcaaatataaaaaacgaaaagttatgcgtaaagtactttggataataaagtaagtcataaaaaagtaaataataattctaaaatttttttgaataagacgaatgttcAAACACTATAAGCAAACTTAAGATCcttttacattataaaacggagggagtagtacgaTGGTTGAGAGACCAAGAGCTGCACGCTAACTGCTGCCGGTCCATTCGAGACCATTTACATATGATGGTCTTGTGTGGAGGAGAATGGCCCTGCAGGCAGAAATTCCGGTGCTTGCTGACGTCGATCAACAGTATACCACTCGTGGATTCATCTGCCGAATTCCCTCATCTCCCTATCCCAACTGCCCCGTTCTGACGTTCATTCCAGTAGCGTTCAATTAGTATTAGACTTCCCTATGCTCACTCAGGATTAAGACTCCATGTACTTCTTCcctgtgtaaaaaaaaaatccaattccaTAGATGAATAATCTGAACATGTGTTCATCTTCAGAGTTAGATATTTTtgtgacagagggagtagaagtACTACAAGTACTAATCAATACAcgcacatttttttttagatcGACATTCGAAAGGagtactaaaaatatatataaataaatgaaaCTATTCTTCGATCAAAACAATATTTAAGGTCAGCAAAAAATGACTTGTAGGATAATATAATGCAGGTTAGTCAGGTATACGTACGTTCCTTTGGCCTGGAATTCACGTGGTTTGAATTTTTTGGTTTCTCTATGTTAGAATGCATGAGTCGTGTTTGTGATGAAAAAGCAGCCATCCTACATATGGATGTGTACCATCTGCTAATCtgcttatttttatttctggcAACCTTGTCAGATTCTGATTCATTTGTTCTTGATCAGTAGAAGGCCAGCGTATTAAAGACTTGTTTATCTACCAGTAGTAGAAAGATTccaatagagagagagagagactcacGACATTTTCATGCTGGGTATATATAGTAGGTAGCGATAGCGTGGTACCTTGTCATATACtttctccgtctcataatataaaatattttatgttttttataCTATTtaatcactcgtcttatttaaaaagttttagaattattatttatttttttacttactttattatctaaagtaatttaagcataacttttcgttttttatatttgtacaaattttttaaataagactagtgatgaaacaataaaaaaaaactcaaaatcccttatactaTGTacggacggaggaagtatatatatgctattcgtctcgtacattttttttctcggacTGTTAACGCATTAAAGATTGCGGCACAAAGAAAATTTATTAGTGTCATTTCTCGAACCACACCCACTGATAATAATTATCTCGTTGAATCTATTGGGTATATATCTGTCTTGGGCTGTTCGTGTGTCAGATTATATATACTACATTCGTTTTTTACATtcgttttttaaatagatgatgcCATCGACCCTTTTT
This window of the Oryza sativa Japonica Group chromosome 4, ASM3414082v1 genome carries:
- the LOC9267045 gene encoding alpha-copaene synthase; the protein is MSTSIPLPFFFSHGVVHARTGHPPIWPPVGLLSAGAPAKVSFRRQSNAHRHAAQVVSTQSITPAKEVSSFEPSVWGDFFINYDTKPLQRSEDWMMEKADKLKQDVRILFETHNDTAKKMHLVDAVQRLGIDHLFQDEINNVISDIKESEFTSSSLHEVALHFRLLREHGIWVSPDVFEKFKGEDGRFINTIADEPRALLSLYNAAHLLVHDEPELEEAMSFARHHLESMRDGSRLKAPLDNQINRALHLPLPRTYKRVEMLHYMLEYGQEEECIVVLLDLAKLEFNLLQHVHLKELKAFSQWWKDLYGYVELSHVRDRAVESYLWSYALFYEENLTLTRMILAKIIVFIVLMDDTYDDHATIEECRKLNEAIQRWDESAISLLPEYMKKFYRALQNYFRETEAQVEASDKYRVTCMKKEFQNLSTYYLQEFEWLHQNYKPAFKERVALSTLSSTVPLLCVTAAVGQGDAVTKESFELTTVRSSAVIACAKIMRFMNDIAAFKSGRKNKGDAANTVECYMNENKVTSEVALDKIESMIESEWRTLNQVRCDHHQQFPVVQRLLNLAVSVPFFYDKKKDAYTFSRYIQEIVGDLFVNPVPI